The genomic DNA TATATATTTAATCAAAAATTTGTTGATGAGATAGAGAGAAGAGAAGCTGAAAGAAAAGAGTTAAGTAAAAAAATGAAAGGTAGAGATTTGGGTGATGGGCTTTACGCTATTGATCCAAAGCCTATTAATGAAAAACTTCCACGAATTCTCTCAAATGGTAAAAGATACTATACTCGCTGGATAGATTATGAGAACCAAACTGGTAAAGAGGCCAAAGTACCAGAAGTTTATATAAATAAGATAAAAGAA from Campylobacter concisus includes the following:
- a CDS encoding tRNA 2-selenouridine synthase yields the protein YIFNQKFVDEIERREAERKELSKKMKGRDLGDGLYAIDPKPINEKLPRILSNGKRYYTRWIDYENQTGKEAKVPEVYINKIKEFIGDDFSKQRPELLMLYLYEDKDMAIPVTVRVSYTYVNTSYGLYGDEGRGFKLSKQNFVTRTSKDRFILINNKFIKANKDK